One region of Turicibacter bilis genomic DNA includes:
- a CDS encoding replication initiation and membrane attachment family protein — MIKPNTEFELCVTQMMTSEELQILTLLYQPIIGSVAVSLYMTLNTLASKSSPSLFSHHLLLQVLNVGVEDLLALRYKLEAVGLIQVYVTEEDHHLTYYLKKPMQAKAFFNDGIINVFLNLKVGNHDYQQLKQLFVQELPHIQGQNISKPFNEVFDTTVLMRSSATLQASPLPTVADNQKGVKLELAFDQELLFALLKQFGMDDQILSDKLLDQINKIAFLYKLDEHELARLIFDALDTDGFVNLEVFRKQAKQYFQFLNKGKPIEVVEMPKTKQEAPLMDETQAALSKEKQLLVHLSQNPIDFLRFKYHQKEPVPADRQLVEWLMVDQQMAPGVVNVLIDYVLNISDGRLPKQLVEKIAGEWQRKEINTTEKAMVQVKTMLKAKQKREIEKTMPAAAKVYPKTARVVRQEQVPDWLKANAQRVEEKKSLTDDDLQKIERMKQLQSQLLNQKG; from the coding sequence ATGATTAAACCGAATACAGAATTCGAACTTTGTGTCACACAAATGATGACTTCGGAAGAATTGCAAATTTTAACGTTACTTTATCAACCTATTATCGGCTCTGTGGCCGTTAGCTTATATATGACTTTAAATACATTAGCTAGTAAAAGTAGTCCCTCTTTATTTTCACATCACTTATTATTACAAGTTTTAAATGTTGGAGTAGAAGATTTATTGGCTTTACGATATAAGTTAGAAGCAGTTGGATTGATTCAAGTGTATGTCACCGAAGAAGATCATCATTTGACATATTATTTAAAGAAACCGATGCAGGCAAAAGCCTTTTTTAATGATGGGATTATTAACGTCTTTTTAAATTTAAAAGTTGGAAATCATGATTATCAGCAATTAAAACAATTATTTGTTCAAGAACTCCCACACATTCAAGGACAAAATATTTCAAAACCTTTCAATGAAGTTTTTGATACAACGGTTCTTATGCGTTCTTCTGCTACTTTACAGGCAAGTCCTTTACCGACAGTGGCGGATAATCAAAAGGGTGTTAAATTAGAATTAGCATTTGATCAAGAATTGTTATTTGCCTTACTGAAGCAGTTTGGAATGGATGATCAGATATTATCTGATAAGCTATTAGATCAAATTAATAAAATTGCCTTTTTATATAAGCTAGATGAACATGAACTAGCGCGTCTCATTTTTGATGCCCTTGATACGGATGGCTTTGTGAATTTAGAAGTGTTCCGCAAGCAAGCGAAACAATACTTCCAATTCTTGAATAAAGGTAAGCCGATTGAGGTTGTGGAGATGCCAAAAACTAAACAGGAGGCGCCACTTATGGATGAGACACAAGCTGCTTTATCAAAAGAAAAGCAATTACTTGTCCATTTATCGCAAAATCCAATTGATTTCCTACGTTTTAAATATCACCAAAAAGAGCCCGTTCCAGCTGATCGGCAGTTAGTAGAGTGGTTAATGGTCGATCAACAGATGGCACCAGGAGTTGTTAATGTTTTAATTGATTATGTATTAAATATTTCAGATGGGCGTTTGCCAAAACAATTGGTTGAAAAAATTGCGGGTGAATGGCAACGTAAAGAAATTAATACAACTGAAAAGGCTATGGTACAAGTTAAGACAATGTTAAAAGCAAAACAAAAACGTGAAATTGAAAAAACAATGCCAGCAGCAGCGAAGGTGTATCCAAAGACAGCTCGAGTCGTACGACAAGAACAAGTGCCAGATTGGTTAAAGGCAAATGCACAACGTGTCGAAGAGAAGAAGTCATTAACGGATGACGATTTACAAAAGATCGAACGTATGAAACAATTACAAAGTCAACTTTTAAATCAGAAAGGGTGA
- the coaE gene encoding dephospho-CoA kinase (Dephospho-CoA kinase (CoaE) performs the final step in coenzyme A biosynthesis.): MLVVGLTGGISSGKSTVTSWFLEKGIVVLDADRIVRQLQKPGSQLLYDLAHEFGSSVIKENGELARDVLGSIIFHDESAKYKLNEMIHPLVKQKLVEGIEVAKRNGEQLVVLDVPLLFESDFESLADCTLVVYVPRDIQVKRLMKRDGIDEDYALAKINSQMSLEQKRDRADYVLTNERSMSELRTQFEEMFEMLWEKACQTSLD; this comes from the coding sequence ATGTTAGTCGTTGGATTAACAGGTGGGATTTCATCTGGAAAAAGCACAGTTACTTCATGGTTTTTAGAAAAGGGAATTGTTGTTTTAGATGCAGATCGTATTGTGAGACAACTTCAGAAGCCAGGAAGTCAGTTACTGTATGATTTAGCGCATGAGTTTGGCTCATCTGTGATTAAGGAAAATGGAGAATTAGCTCGTGATGTACTAGGTTCGATTATTTTTCATGATGAGTCGGCAAAGTATAAGTTAAATGAGATGATTCATCCGCTAGTCAAACAAAAACTAGTGGAGGGAATTGAAGTTGCGAAACGAAATGGGGAACAACTTGTAGTACTTGATGTCCCGCTACTGTTTGAAAGTGATTTTGAATCATTAGCTGATTGTACATTAGTTGTTTATGTTCCACGTGACATTCAAGTAAAACGTTTGATGAAGCGTGATGGAATTGATGAGGATTACGCGTTAGCGAAAATTAATTCACAAATGTCACTCGAACAAAAGCGAGATCGTGCTGATTATGTTTTAACTAATGAGCGCTCCATGAGTGAGTTACGAACTCAATTTGAGGAGATGTTTGAGATGCTTTGGGAAAAAGCATGTCAGACTTCTTTAGATTAG
- the mutM gene encoding DNA-formamidopyrimidine glycosylase produces the protein MPELPEVETVKEALNQTVKGQTIKDIELRYEPMVKNMSADEFKEKLINQTIQEVSRRGKYLVFHFDDYQLLSHLRMEGKYFYVDSDFELNPHVHAIFTLENGKRLLYQDTRKFGTYHLYDKAIDLETTAPFQVLGLEPFATEFTPSYVKEKIQNKKKPIKSLLLDQTVVCGLGNIYVDEVLYRARLHPLTSSSELTDKDIANVVKYTVEVLARAIELGGTTIRTFRSSHGVSGTFQNELLVHQRKGENCYECHTPIEKIKVGGRGTYFCPTCQKLTAKEMK, from the coding sequence ATGCCAGAATTACCAGAAGTTGAAACCGTTAAAGAGGCATTGAATCAAACGGTAAAAGGTCAAACCATTAAAGACATTGAACTTCGTTATGAGCCCATGGTAAAAAATATGAGTGCAGATGAATTTAAGGAAAAATTAATTAATCAAACCATTCAAGAAGTGAGTCGACGAGGGAAGTATTTAGTCTTTCATTTTGATGATTATCAATTGTTATCTCATCTACGAATGGAAGGAAAGTATTTTTATGTGGATTCTGATTTTGAATTAAATCCTCATGTTCATGCGATTTTCACGTTAGAAAATGGAAAACGATTATTATATCAAGATACACGTAAATTCGGAACGTATCATTTATACGATAAAGCCATTGATTTAGAAACGACGGCGCCGTTTCAAGTGTTAGGTTTAGAGCCTTTTGCAACAGAGTTTACACCATCATATGTGAAAGAAAAAATTCAGAACAAAAAGAAACCGATTAAATCATTGTTACTTGATCAAACAGTTGTATGTGGACTTGGAAATATTTATGTCGATGAAGTTCTTTATCGTGCCCGATTGCATCCATTAACTTCAAGCTCAGAATTAACAGACAAAGACATTGCAAATGTGGTAAAATATACGGTAGAAGTATTAGCGCGTGCGATTGAATTAGGTGGAACGACGATTCGTACGTTTCGTTCCTCGCATGGAGTTTCTGGAACTTTTCAAAATGAGCTGTTAGTTCATCAACGAAAAGGAGAGAACTGTTACGAGTGTCACACACCGATTGAGAAAATTAAAGTCGGTGGACGTGGGACCTATTTCTGTCCAACGTGTCAGAAGTTAACGGCGAAGGAGATGAAGTAA
- a CDS encoding GNAT family N-acetyltransferase yields the protein MHVISVSSNPEFVTQAISYFQGKWASPESLKVYEDCILHSLNTKSPLPQWYLLLKEDKIIGCAGLITNDFISRMDLYPWLCALYIEEHERHHAYGSILIEHIKQEAKKLGFNSLYLCTDHIGYYEKYDFHYVGLGYHPWGETSRIYEAQLEEKTTNNTLTSTNRD from the coding sequence ATGCATGTGATTTCTGTCTCTTCCAACCCCGAGTTTGTAACTCAGGCGATTAGTTATTTCCAGGGAAAATGGGCTTCACCAGAAAGCCTAAAGGTTTATGAAGATTGTATTCTTCATTCACTCAACACAAAAAGTCCGCTACCTCAGTGGTATCTCCTATTAAAGGAAGATAAAATTATCGGTTGTGCAGGGTTAATTACAAATGATTTTATTAGTCGAATGGACCTCTATCCTTGGCTATGTGCTCTATACATCGAAGAACATGAGCGCCATCATGCATATGGCTCAATCCTTATTGAACACATCAAACAAGAGGCAAAAAAACTAGGGTTTAATTCACTTTATCTTTGTACCGATCATATCGGATACTATGAAAAATATGATTTTCACTATGTAGGGTTAGGCTACCATCCTTGGGGAGAGACCTCTAGAATTTACGAAGCACAGTTAGAAGAAAAAACAACTAACAACACCCTAACCTCAACAAACCGTGATTAA
- the polA gene encoding DNA polymerase I, producing MNTLVLIDGNSLMYRAYYATAYSGNLMKTSTGIFTNALYGFVNMMNKVMDEYNHTHMLVAFDAGKTTFRHEFLDSYKDGRKPMPDELRSQINLIKKYLDLLGVKRLELPTYEADDIIGTLATLGEQTDFEKIHIITGDKDLLQMADEKTTVHITRKGVTDIESFTPEAVFAKYELSPSQIVDLKGLMGDPSDNLPGIPGVGEKTAIKLLKQFGTVENLVTHTDELKGKMKEKVEANVEQALLCKRMATIHREVPLPVTFDDLFYQGPETAELMNFFKEMEFNAFLKKMKLEEVKEEKPKAPIRIILEAGELETLSYQNSAIHVEIFEENYHQANILGIAIVNETDAYYVPFEVAKESQAFMSFLADEGVKKSVFDVKRSRVALMWQGFDLRGVDFDLLLATYVINPTNVSNEFKKVALHYDYDDVLYDEEVYGKGAKRAVAPIEKVAQHSIDIATAVFKLKETAIEQLKEQEQLSLFEEMEMPLAEVLAVMEYNGMSLDLTTLDEMGQDLKGRIEALESQIFDHVGAPFNINSPKQLGEVLFEKLGLPVVKKTKTGYSTNADVLEKLSDAHPIIKLIMEYRTLTKLYSTYIEGLKKACYEDGKVHTIFNQALTQTGRLSSIEPNLQNIPIRLEEGRMIRRAFVPSQEGWVILGADYSQIELRILAHISNTESLIDAFKHGEDIHKKTAMDVFKVSEEEMTSDLRRSAKAINFGIIYGMSAFGLSENLNITQKEAKKYIDHYLETYSGIHQYMEDTVKYAKFNGYVSTLFNRRRYIPELTQKNYAIRQFGERTAMNAPIQGTAADIIKKAMIDVHQAMLEKNVKSRLLLQVHDELIFEVPQEELDMMIELVTKTMENVVELQVPLKADYSYGPTWYDAK from the coding sequence ATGAATACATTAGTTTTAATAGACGGAAATAGTTTAATGTACCGTGCATATTATGCAACAGCATATAGCGGGAATTTAATGAAGACAAGCACGGGTATTTTTACAAATGCGTTATATGGTTTTGTCAATATGATGAATAAAGTCATGGATGAGTATAATCACACGCACATGCTAGTGGCCTTTGATGCAGGGAAAACCACATTTAGACATGAGTTTTTAGATAGTTATAAAGATGGACGTAAACCGATGCCAGATGAACTACGTTCACAAATTAATTTAATTAAAAAATATTTAGACTTATTAGGAGTGAAACGTTTAGAATTACCGACTTATGAAGCCGATGATATTATCGGAACATTAGCGACACTTGGTGAGCAAACGGATTTTGAAAAAATTCATATCATTACGGGAGATAAAGACTTACTTCAAATGGCCGATGAAAAGACGACGGTTCATATTACACGAAAAGGGGTAACTGATATTGAGTCATTTACGCCAGAAGCAGTCTTTGCTAAATATGAATTATCACCAAGTCAGATTGTTGATCTAAAAGGGTTAATGGGGGATCCATCAGATAACTTACCAGGAATCCCAGGGGTTGGAGAAAAAACAGCGATTAAATTATTAAAACAATTCGGAACAGTTGAAAATCTAGTAACTCATACAGATGAGTTAAAAGGGAAAATGAAAGAAAAAGTGGAAGCTAATGTTGAACAGGCCTTGCTTTGTAAACGTATGGCAACGATTCATAGAGAAGTTCCACTTCCAGTTACATTTGACGATTTATTCTATCAAGGACCAGAGACAGCAGAACTCATGAACTTCTTTAAGGAGATGGAGTTTAATGCCTTTCTAAAAAAAATGAAGCTTGAAGAAGTAAAAGAAGAAAAGCCGAAAGCACCGATTCGTATCATTTTAGAAGCGGGAGAGTTAGAAACGTTAAGTTATCAAAATAGTGCAATTCATGTAGAGATTTTTGAGGAAAACTACCATCAGGCTAATATTTTAGGAATTGCGATTGTAAATGAGACAGACGCTTATTATGTGCCTTTTGAAGTGGCAAAGGAAAGCCAAGCATTCATGTCATTTTTAGCGGATGAAGGTGTTAAAAAATCAGTATTTGATGTGAAGCGTTCACGTGTTGCGTTAATGTGGCAAGGATTTGATTTACGTGGTGTTGATTTTGACTTATTATTAGCGACATATGTCATTAATCCAACGAATGTAAGTAATGAATTCAAAAAAGTAGCTCTACATTATGATTATGACGATGTGTTATATGATGAAGAAGTGTATGGAAAAGGGGCGAAACGTGCCGTTGCACCGATCGAGAAAGTGGCCCAACATTCCATTGATATTGCAACTGCTGTGTTTAAGTTAAAAGAAACCGCGATTGAGCAATTAAAAGAACAAGAGCAGTTAAGTTTATTTGAAGAGATGGAAATGCCTCTTGCTGAAGTACTAGCAGTGATGGAGTATAACGGAATGTCTCTTGATCTAACGACATTAGATGAAATGGGTCAAGATTTAAAAGGGCGTATTGAAGCATTAGAATCCCAAATCTTTGATCATGTGGGAGCACCGTTTAATATCAATTCACCGAAGCAATTAGGAGAGGTATTATTCGAAAAATTAGGGTTACCGGTTGTTAAGAAAACGAAAACAGGCTATTCAACGAATGCAGATGTATTAGAAAAGTTAAGTGATGCTCATCCAATTATTAAATTAATTATGGAGTATCGTACGTTAACGAAATTGTATTCGACTTATATTGAAGGGTTGAAAAAAGCGTGCTATGAAGATGGAAAAGTCCACACGATTTTCAACCAGGCGCTGACTCAAACCGGACGTCTTTCTTCAATTGAACCAAATCTTCAAAATATTCCGATTCGCTTAGAGGAGGGACGCATGATTCGTCGTGCGTTTGTGCCAAGTCAAGAAGGATGGGTGATTTTAGGAGCTGACTACTCGCAAATCGAACTTCGAATTTTAGCTCATATTTCAAATACCGAGTCGTTAATTGATGCCTTCAAACATGGAGAGGATATTCATAAGAAAACAGCGATGGATGTCTTTAAAGTGTCAGAAGAAGAGATGACATCAGATTTACGTCGCTCAGCGAAAGCGATTAACTTCGGGATTATTTATGGAATGAGTGCCTTCGGCTTATCGGAAAATTTAAATATTACACAAAAAGAGGCGAAAAAATATATTGATCATTATTTAGAAACTTACTCAGGAATTCATCAGTATATGGAAGATACAGTGAAGTATGCGAAGTTTAATGGTTATGTCTCAACGTTATTTAACCGTCGTCGTTATATTCCTGAATTAACACAGAAAAACTATGCGATTCGTCAATTTGGTGAGCGTACCGCAATGAATGCTCCAATTCAGGGGACAGCTGCCGATATCATCAAAAAAGCGATGATTGATGTTCATCAAGCGATGCTTGAGAAAAACGTAAAATCACGTTTATTACTTCAAGTACACGATGAATTAATCTTTGAAGTTCCACAAGAAGAACTAGATATGATGATTGAATTAGTGACGAAAACAATGGAAAACGTCGTCGAACTCCAAGTTCCATTAAAAGCCGACTACTCATACGGACCAACTTGGTACGATGCTAAGTAA
- a CDS encoding metallophosphoesterase, translated as MKKFPIYVLSVAAIIIVFFFYSLCILKYSIKVEETIINSLNIPSSFDGVRLIQFSDLHLKNEEDLVLLEKSVNEINRLEADIILFTGDLFEKGAVTSSLSSQTIEILSQLKSSLAKLAILGDKDLSQPDEISHILTTSSFKILRNESLELYNGSSEGINFIGIDSLSSSPDLNTLLSQSTNTNNFNILLLHEPTLAAKVTDYPIEVQLSGHCRGQSSTSGCSQFYSGTYRFADQLTLQVNRGLNRPNNIGNLLTRPTLYSFLLIKE; from the coding sequence ATGAAGAAATTCCCTATCTATGTACTCTCAGTTGCAGCAATTATTATTGTATTTTTCTTTTACTCGCTATGTATTTTAAAATATAGCATTAAAGTAGAAGAAACCATTATTAACAGTCTAAATATTCCAAGCAGTTTTGATGGAGTCCGACTAATCCAATTTAGCGATTTACATCTTAAAAATGAAGAAGATTTAGTGCTTCTTGAAAAATCTGTAAACGAAATCAACCGTCTTGAAGCAGACATTATTCTTTTTACCGGGGATCTATTTGAAAAAGGAGCCGTCACTTCAAGTCTAAGTTCACAAACAATCGAGATTCTCTCTCAATTAAAATCTTCTCTGGCCAAGCTTGCCATCTTAGGGGATAAAGATTTAAGCCAGCCAGATGAAATCAGTCATATTCTTACGACATCTTCTTTTAAAATCCTTCGTAATGAGTCACTTGAACTCTATAACGGTAGCAGTGAAGGCATTAATTTTATCGGGATTGATTCGTTATCAAGCTCACCTGATTTGAATACCTTGCTTTCACAATCTACTAATACGAATAATTTTAACATTCTACTCCTTCATGAACCAACATTAGCTGCAAAAGTAACCGATTATCCAATTGAAGTTCAACTATCTGGACATTGTAGAGGACAATCTAGTACATCAGGTTGTTCTCAATTTTATTCAGGAACTTATCGCTTTGCCGATCAATTAACCTTACAAGTCAACCGTGGATTAAATCGACCAAATAACATAGGTAACTTATTAACTCGTCCGACACTTTATTCATTCCTTTTAATCAAAGAATAA
- the tnpA gene encoding IS200/IS605 family transposase produces the protein MANKANSLSHTKWMCKYHIVFTPKYRRKIIYNQYKTSIRDILKQLCAYKGVEIIEGHLMPDHVHMLVSIPPKMSVSSFMGYLKGKSALMIFDKHANLKYKFGNRHFWAEGYYVSTVGLNEATIKKYIQEQESHDIAMDKLSVKEYEDPFKG, from the coding sequence ATGGCCAATAAGGCAAATAGTTTATCTCACACAAAGTGGATGTGTAAGTATCACATTGTGTTTACTCCTAAGTATAGACGAAAAATAATTTATAATCAATATAAAACCAGTATAAGAGATATATTAAAACAATTATGTGCCTACAAAGGAGTAGAAATAATAGAAGGACATCTGATGCCAGATCATGTCCATATGTTAGTAAGTATCCCACCAAAAATGAGTGTCTCAAGTTTCATGGGATATTTGAAGGGGAAAAGTGCATTGATGATTTTTGATAAACATGCAAATTTAAAATATAAATTTGGAAATAGACACTTTTGGGCCGAAGGATATTACGTAAGTACAGTTGGATTAAATGAAGCAACGATTAAGAAATATATACAGGAACAAGAAAGCCATGATATAGCCATGGATAAATTAAGTGTAAAAGAATATGAAGACCCTTTTAAAGGGTAG
- a CDS encoding NAD(P)-dependent oxidoreductase gives MKIGFIGIGVMGQAMAGHLLKAGHDLYVYNRTKSKADRLVEAGAIWCDDVKSIATTCDLIFTIIGVPADVESVYLGEDGLVNHAKAHSILVDMTTSTPDLAKRIYEAGQAKGLQCLDAPVTGGDVGAKNGTLTIMVGGDKEAYDEILPILELMGQTIVYMGSAGSGQHTKMANQIAIAGAAIGMVEALAYSKGAGLDLETVLKAVTSGSAASWQLSNMAPRIIKDDFNPGFFIKHFIKDMRIACSESKAMNVDLPGLELVLSLYEECQKRELENCGTQALYKLYEK, from the coding sequence ATGAAGATTGGATTTATTGGAATTGGTGTCATGGGTCAAGCAATGGCAGGTCATCTGTTAAAAGCGGGTCATGACTTATATGTTTATAATCGTACAAAAAGTAAAGCTGATCGCTTAGTCGAGGCTGGGGCTATTTGGTGTGATGATGTAAAGAGTATTGCAACAACTTGTGATTTAATATTTACCATTATTGGCGTGCCAGCAGATGTTGAAAGCGTGTATTTAGGTGAAGATGGTTTAGTGAATCATGCAAAAGCTCATTCAATTTTAGTTGATATGACAACCTCGACACCAGATTTAGCAAAACGTATTTATGAAGCAGGGCAAGCTAAAGGATTACAGTGTTTAGATGCACCTGTTACAGGTGGAGATGTTGGGGCGAAAAATGGAACGTTAACGATTATGGTTGGTGGAGACAAAGAAGCATATGATGAAATTTTACCGATTTTAGAGTTAATGGGTCAAACGATTGTTTATATGGGGTCTGCGGGTAGTGGTCAACATACAAAAATGGCGAATCAAATTGCCATTGCAGGAGCGGCTATCGGAATGGTTGAGGCCCTTGCTTATTCTAAAGGAGCTGGACTAGATTTAGAGACTGTTTTAAAGGCAGTAACGAGCGGATCGGCAGCAAGCTGGCAATTAAGCAATATGGCGCCACGTATTATTAAAGATGACTTTAATCCAGGCTTCTTTATTAAACACTTTATTAAAGATATGCGTATCGCTTGTAGTGAATCGAAGGCAATGAATGTTGATTTACCAGGACTTGAGTTAGTCTTAAGCCTGTATGAAGAATGTCAAAAAAGAGAGTTAGAAAACTGTGGAACACAAGCTCTCTATAAATTATATGAAAAATAA
- a CDS encoding polysaccharide deacetylase family protein — MARQQYYSNYGSYGRRNRVKPQTYIVFTLVAFLLVVGSFVFNIFQQVNSLSVATVEPSSLNFEPITTVNSWHNKEAKFVYLTFDDGPSQNAEKILDILDSYDIKGTFFVLGSSIDRYSGSKDILKRMADTGHYIGMHSMTHDYSTLYGEENAAQNFAGEMLEEQALLKEITGGFESELCRAPYGTGGGTFTDAHVEELNKIGVKCWDWDVDSLDWESGASVDSIMKNIEYCMNLWNYPRQTVVLFHEKDVTVEVLPKVIQYYTDLGYEFLPYNPDNHIVKNLFGSDDL; from the coding sequence GTGGCAAGACAACAATATTATTCAAATTATGGTAGTTATGGTCGCCGCAATCGTGTAAAACCACAGACTTATATTGTTTTTACATTAGTGGCTTTTTTACTTGTTGTTGGAAGTTTTGTATTTAATATTTTTCAACAAGTAAATAGTTTGAGTGTGGCAACCGTTGAGCCAAGTTCTTTAAATTTTGAACCAATTACGACGGTTAATAGCTGGCATAATAAAGAGGCTAAATTTGTTTATTTAACTTTTGATGATGGACCATCTCAAAATGCAGAGAAAATCTTAGATATTTTAGATAGTTATGATATTAAAGGAACATTTTTTGTTCTAGGATCATCAATTGATAGATATAGTGGTTCAAAAGATATCTTAAAGCGTATGGCAGATACCGGTCACTACATTGGGATGCACTCGATGACGCATGATTATTCAACCTTATATGGTGAGGAAAATGCAGCTCAAAACTTTGCTGGTGAGATGTTAGAAGAACAGGCACTCCTTAAAGAAATTACGGGTGGATTTGAAAGTGAATTATGTCGTGCCCCTTATGGGACAGGTGGAGGAACTTTTACAGATGCTCACGTTGAAGAGTTAAATAAAATCGGGGTTAAATGCTGGGACTGGGATGTTGATTCATTAGATTGGGAATCAGGAGCTTCAGTCGATAGTATTATGAAAAATATTGAATATTGTATGAATTTGTGGAATTATCCAAGACAAACCGTTGTTTTATTCCATGAAAAAGACGTCACAGTGGAAGTCTTACCAAAAGTTATTCAATATTATACTGACTTAGGATATGAGTTTTTACCATATAATCCGGATAATCACATTGTTAAAAATCTATTCGGAAGCGATGATTTATAG
- a CDS encoding polysaccharide deacetylase family protein: MRNSLFDEKLNTRLKSFLFLIFGVILMALCCMNMITIKAATVDDRIEHFIYQDPKPEKVVYLTFDDGPSKYTLDLLNLLDKEDISAIFFVIGENIDLLSNADEVLNEVLKRGHYIGLHSMTHNMDKLYNVSGAPQNFVNEMLEVKGKIKELTGFESNLCRPPYGGKTHFKEGHYRALEEAGLECVDWNVDSLDWAKSSADAIFNQVIADLKHSNYPNEVVLLFHEKELTLEVLPRVIEYYRNQGYVFMPYYEGEEFDCMKK, from the coding sequence ATGAGAAATTCATTATTTGATGAGAAATTAAATACACGTTTAAAGTCATTTTTATTTTTAATATTTGGAGTTATATTAATGGCTTTATGTTGTATGAATATGATAACAATAAAGGCAGCAACCGTTGATGATCGAATAGAACATTTTATTTATCAAGATCCAAAACCAGAAAAAGTCGTTTATCTCACATTTGATGATGGGCCATCTAAATATACATTAGATTTATTAAATTTATTAGATAAAGAAGATATTTCTGCTATTTTTTTTGTTATTGGTGAAAATATTGATCTTTTATCAAATGCAGATGAAGTTCTTAATGAAGTCCTAAAAAGAGGGCACTATATTGGACTGCATAGTATGACGCATAATATGGATAAGTTATATAATGTTTCAGGAGCCCCACAAAACTTCGTAAATGAAATGCTAGAAGTTAAGGGGAAAATCAAAGAGTTAACAGGTTTTGAAAGTAATCTATGTCGACCACCTTATGGAGGAAAGACACATTTTAAAGAGGGGCATTATAGAGCATTAGAGGAAGCTGGACTTGAGTGTGTGGATTGGAATGTGGATTCATTAGATTGGGCGAAATCAAGTGCTGATGCAATTTTTAATCAAGTCATTGCAGATTTAAAACACAGTAATTATCCAAATGAGGTTGTGTTATTATTTCATGAGAAAGAATTAACCTTAGAAGTGTTACCACGAGTAATTGAATATTATCGTAATCAAGGATATGTTTTTATGCCTTATTATGAGGGAGAAGAATTTGATTGTATGAAAAAATAG